A genomic segment from Eulemur rufifrons isolate Redbay chromosome 19, OSU_ERuf_1, whole genome shotgun sequence encodes:
- the ZC3H6 gene encoding zinc finger CCCH domain-containing protein 6, with the protein MTDSEHAGHDREDGELEDGEIDDAGFEETQQQEAKEDEKQKNEKAYRKSRKKHKKEREKKKSKRRKREKHKHNSPSSDDSSDYSLDSDVEHTESSHKKRTGFYRDYDIPFPQHGHISGSYMTSKKGQHNKKFKSKEYDEYSTYSDDNFGNYSDDNFGNYDQETEEDFASQLKQYRQTKETPNTTLGSSFSKEPGKKQRMKGVQQGIEQRVKSFNVSRGRGLPKKIKRKDRGGRANKGPNVFSGTDDFQEYSKPGKKWKVMTQEFINQHTVEHKGKQICKYFLEGRCIKGDQCKFDHDAELEKRKEICKFYLQGYCTKGENCIYMHNEFPCKFYHSGAKCYQGDNCKFSHDDLTKETRKLLDKVLNTDEELINEDERELEELRKRGITPLPKPPPGVGLLPTPPEHFPFSDPEDDFQTDLSDDFKKIPSLFEIVVKPTVDLAHKIGKKPPAFYNSASPPGPQFQGSSPRPQHIYSSGSSPGPGPNTSQGRSSPVMHPGSPGHHPCSGPPGLPMPQSPPLPPGPPEIVGPHNQAGVLVQPDTPLTLPNMGGAYQSSGFPGHVMKVPRENHCSPGSSYQQSPGEMQLNTNYESLQNPAEFYDNYYSQHAVHNFQPPNTSGDGMWHGEYAQQQPPVLQDSPNCGSGSDGSSNRTGHGPLPAPGLLPAVQRALFVRLTQRYQEDEEPTSTQPHRAPSKEEDDTVNWYSSSEEEEGSSVKSILKTLQRQTESLRNQQQPSIELSTPTDPRLAKEKTKGNQVVDPRLRTIPRQDIKKPSESAPLDLRLAWDPRKLRGNGSSHVGSSVGGAKFDLHHANAGANVKHKRGDDDDEDTERELREKAFLIPLDAPPGIMLQDPRSQLRQFSHIKMDIILTKPNFAKHIVWAPEDLLPVPLPKPDPVSSINLPLPPLIADQRLNRLWNTKSALHQNTVSIDPKLPAKAKINTTNREGYLEQFGDLHSSGSKLGDPRLQKNFDPRLHRLPNTESHQMVMKDSHTSKGTPHLARSNPGSSQSSGAGTSNSGSGALPPYAPKLLSSAGLPLGTPSSVLSGISLYDPRDHSSSSASELATVSLGENAENQKKSSGLKNSDQNEPSPGEAVLPQKTTPNVEVTADGPADPQADVLRSSGKVQVPAVHSLPIQALTGLIRPQYSDPRQSRQPGQVSPTPDNDPSKETDDKSLKEVFKTFDPTASPFC; encoded by the exons CATGGACATATATCAGGAAGCTACATGACATCAAAGAAGGGTCaacataacaaaaaatttaaaagtaaagaatatgATGAATATAGTACCTACAGTGATGACAACTTCGGTAACTACAGTGATGACAATTTCGGTAACTACGATCAGGAAACAGAGGAAGATTTTGCCAGTCAGCTAAAACAATACAGACAAACTAAAGAAACCCCAAATACTACTTTAGGGTCATCATTTTCTAAAGAACCAGGGAAAAAACAGAGAATGAAAGGAGTTCAGCAAG gtATTGAACAAAGGGTTAAAAGTTTTAATGTGAGTCGTGGACGTGGTTTGccgaagaaaattaaaagaaaagaccGTGGAGGAAGAGCCAATAAAGGGCCTAATGTTTTTTCAGGAACAGATGACTTTCAAGAG tacAGTAAACCAGGGAAAAAATGGAAGGTTATGACTCAGGAATTTATTAATCAGCATACAGTGgaacacaaaggaaaacaaatctgtAAATACTTCCTGGAAGGGAGATGTATTAAG GGAGATCAATGTAAATTTGATCATGATGCAGAgttggagaagagaaaagagatctGCAAATTTTATTTACAAGGATATTGTACCAAAGGAGAGAACTGTATTTATATGCAta ATGAATTTCCATGCAAGTTCTACCATAGCGGAGCAAAATGTTACCAAGGAGACAACTGTAAATTTTCCCATGATGATCTAACTAAAGaaacaaggaaacttttggaCAAA GTGTTAAATACTGATGAAGAACTTATAAATGAAGACGAGCGAGAATTAGAAGAACTTAGAAAGCGTGGCATAACTCCTCTTCCCAAGCCGCCCCCAGGGGTTGGGCTTCTGCCAACCCCTCCAGagcattttcccttttctgatcCTGAAGATGATTTTCAGACAGATCTCTCTGATGATTTTAAGAAAATTCCATCTCTGTTTGAAATAGTTGTAAAACCTACTGTGGATTTAGCACATAAAATTGGAAAGAA GCCACCAGCATTTTATAACAGTGCCTCACCTCCAGGACCACAATTTCAGGGAAGCAGCCCACGCCCTCAACATATTTATAGTTCTGGGTCAAGTCCAGGTCCTGGACCTAATACGTCTCAGGGACGCAGCAGTCCTGTGATGCACCCAGGCTCCCCTGGACATCACCCATGTTCAGGACCTCCTGGTCTACCAATGCCGCAGAGCCCACCTTTACCACCTGGTCCACCTGAAATTGTAGGCCCTCACAATCAAGCTGGAGTCCTTGTTCAACCGGATACACCTCTGACACTACCGAATATGGGTGGGGCTTACCAGTCTTCAGGCTTTCCAGGACACGTGATGAAAGTACCCAGAGAGAATCactgttctccaggttcatcatACCAGCAAAGTCCTGGTGAAATGCAGCTCAACACCAATTATGAGTCCCTACAAAACCCAGCTGAGTTTTATGATAATTACTATTCACAGCACGCTGTACATAATTTTCAGCCACCCAATACCTCAGGTG ATGGGATGTGGCATGGTGAATATGCCCAGCAGCAGCCTCCTGTTCTTCAAGACTCACCTAACTGTGGGAGTGGGTCTGACGGCAGCAGCAACAGGACAGGCCATGGCCCTCTTCCTGCACCAGGGCTCCTCCCTGCAGTGCAGAGAGCTCTTTTTGTCAGACTTACTCAGAGATACCAAGAAGACGAAGAACCAACCAGCACCCAACCTCACAGGGCACCAAGCAAGGAAGAAG ATGATACAGTTAACTGGTATTCCAGTagtgaagaagaagaaggaagcagTGTCAAGTCAATACTGAAAACATTACAGAGACAAACAGAATCTTTAAGGAATCAGCAACAACCTTCCATAGAACTCAGCACTCCTACTGATCCAAGACTTGCTAAAGagaaaactaaaggaaatcaAGTGGTTGACCCTAGACTTAGGACTATCCCAAGGCAAGACATTAAAAAACCTTCTGAGTCTGCTCCACTGGATCTTAGACTTGCGTGGGATCCCAGGAAATTAAGAGGGAATGGAAGTAGTCACGTAGGCTCATCTGTTGGTGGGGCAAAGTTTGATTTACATCATGCAAATGCTGGCGCTAATGTCAAACACAAAAgaggagatgatgatgatgaagatacAGAAAGAGAACTGAGAGAAAAAGCTTTCTTAATACCTTTGGATGCTCCACCTGGTATAATGCTCCAGGATCCAAGGTCACAATTGAGACAGTTCAGTCACATTAAAATGGACATTATCCTAACCAAACCCAATTTTGCAAAACACATCGTGTGGGCTCCAGAAGACTTACTTCCAGTACCTTTACCTAAACCCGATCCAGTATCTTCAATCAATTTACCTCTGCCTCCACTTATAGCTGACCAGAGGCTCAATAGGTTATGGAATACAAAAAGTGCTCTTCATCAAAACACAGTGTCTATTGATCCAAAATTACCAGCTAAAGCCAAAATTAACACAACAAACAGAGAAGGCTATCTAGAACAATTTGGAGACTTACATAGTTCAGGAAGTAAATTAGGAGATCCTAGGCTGCAAAAAAATTTTGATCCTAGACTTCACAGACTGCCCAATACAGAGTCTCATCAAATGGTTATGAAGGATTCACATACATCAAAGGGCACCCCTCATTTAGCCAGATCAAACCCTGGTTCATCACAGTCCTCAGGGGCAGGAACTAGCAATTCTGGTTCTGGGGCTCTGCCTCCATACGCCCCTAAACTCTTGTCTTCAGCTGGCCTTCCACTGGGAACTCCAAGTTCAGTTCTTAGTGGGATTAGTTTGTATGACCCTAGGGATCATAGTTCATCATCTGCATCAGAGCTAGCAACAGTTTCTTTAGGAGAAAATGCAGAGAACCAGAAAAAAAGTAGTGGTTTAAAAAATAGTGACCAAAACGAGCCTTCTCCTGGAGAAGCAGTCCTGCCACAGAAAACCACTCCAAACGTGGAAGTCACTGCTGATGGGCCAGCTGACCCCCAGGCAGATGTTCTCAGGAGTTCTGGTAAGGTTCAGGTCCCAGCAGTGCACAGTCTTCCTATTCAGGCATTAACAGGCTTAATTAGGCCCCAGTACAGCGATCCAAGGCAATCAAGGCAGCCAGGACAGGTGAGCCCGACACCAGATAATGACCCCAGTAAAGAAACAGATGATAAATCTCTGAAAgaggtttttaaaacttttgatccAACTGCTTCACCATTTTGTTAG